TCCCGAGGCGCTTGAGTTCTTGCTAGAACTTCACATTGAGCATATGTAAAAGAAAAAGCAGGCTAGACTGACAGTAAATCAGTTTTAGTCTGCTTTTTATCTTGTAAATAATTGCTTTATATCCACCAACTTCTCTATTTTCTGATTGATTTCTGGTCGGTAGTCACAGAAGTTAATGCTCTGGATGCCACTGTTGGCAGCGACATCCACATCCAGCGTCCGGTCGCCGATATAGTAGGTTTCCTGCTTGTCCAGGCTATATTTCTCGAGCAGATAGTCGACACCTTCTGGGTGAGGCTTGCGCTCAAAGCCGTTGGCTGTTGTGATAATTTCTGTAAAATAATCATGAATGTCCAAGCCTTGCAAGATTTGATGGGCATTGAGTCCCTTGTGGGTATAGACAAACTGGGCAATGCCCTGCTCCTCAGCCCAAGCCAGTATCTCCGCTGCTCCCTCCATCAGATGGATCTGAGCATTTTTCTCCTTTAGGCTTGCTCCACGGAAGGCATTCATCTCGGCAGCGTCCAGGCCTTTCTCAGACGCTACTTTTTCCAAGAGCTTCTGGACAGAGTGCTTTAGGATATAGCTGTGAATACTTGCCCTGTCAAAGTCCAGATCATAGTGGGCGTAGGTTTCCTCAATTCCTGCCAAAATAGCATCGTAAGAGTCCAGCAAGGTGCCGTCCAAATCCCAAATAAACGCTGTTGTCATGTGATTTCCCTCATTTTTCTGTCGTATAAAACCTTTAAAAATAGCCAGCGGAAGCCATTGTCCAAGAGAGTCCCAGCCCAGACTCCCGGCAGACCCAAGCCAAAGGTCGCACCTAGTAAATATCCTGAGACGATGCGAATCAGCCACATGCCAATAGTCGTAGCATAAAAGGGTAGTCTGGCATTGCCCAGCCCCTGCCAAACCGCTGTGTAAATCACGGTTCCGACTGCCATAGGAGTTCCTAGCAGGGAGAAAAGTATGACTGAAAGACTGGCTGTGATCGCTCCGCTATTGTCCGTATAGAGCAAGGTCAGCGGTCGACCAAGGGCGAAAATCCCTAAAGCCAAGGGCAGCATGCAAGCAAAAGACAGCCAGAAGGCCCGCTGACGAATCAGACCTACCGCTTGCATATCTCCCTCGCCAACCGCATGGGCCACAAGCATGACTGTTGCTGTCGCGA
Above is a window of Streptococcus cristatus ATCC 51100 DNA encoding:
- a CDS encoding HAD-IA family hydrolase, with the translated sequence MTTAFIWDLDGTLLDSYDAILAGIEETYAHYDLDFDRASIHSYILKHSVQKLLEKVASEKGLDAAEMNAFRGASLKEKNAQIHLMEGAAEILAWAEEQGIAQFVYTHKGLNAHQILQGLDIHDYFTEIITTANGFERKPHPEGVDYLLEKYSLDKQETYYIGDRTLDVDVAANSGIQSINFCDYRPEINQKIEKLVDIKQLFTR